From Spirosoma aerolatum, one genomic window encodes:
- a CDS encoding CitMHS family transporter, with translation MLSFFGFATIGIFLALIITKRLSVITALVLVPVAIGFMAGFSPKELGEMILAGIKQVAPTGILLMFAVLYFATMLDVGLFDPIIAGIIRYVQGDPLKVIIGTAILTMIVHLDGDGTATFMIVMSAFLPIYRQLKINKRILPGIVALSVGPLHLVPWSGTSARAISTLKTDATQLFNPNIPAILAGIAWVLAVAYWLGLQERKRLGINQLDYVHHENLTNEQQALRRPKLFWLNAFLTLALITTLVKGWVPTPALFVVAAALALLINYPHLPDQQKVLRSHGNNIFMVSSMIFAAGVFSGILTGSKMIDAMATSLVSLIPQQHAAWLPTLTAVTSMPASLLFTPDAYYFGVVPILSQSATQFGIDPLEIGRAALLGQMTVGFPVSPLTASTFLLVGLAEVDLGEHQKFTIKWALGTTLVMTLVALLTGSIHV, from the coding sequence ATGCTTTCGTTCTTCGGTTTTGCCACCATCGGCATTTTTCTCGCGCTGATTATCACTAAACGTCTATCCGTTATTACCGCCCTTGTCTTAGTGCCAGTAGCGATCGGTTTTATGGCCGGTTTTTCCCCTAAAGAACTGGGCGAGATGATTCTGGCAGGTATTAAGCAGGTAGCGCCAACGGGCATTCTGCTCATGTTTGCCGTGCTTTATTTTGCCACCATGCTCGATGTGGGCCTGTTCGACCCCATCATTGCGGGTATTATCCGATACGTTCAGGGTGACCCATTAAAAGTGATTATCGGCACAGCCATTCTGACGATGATTGTCCACCTGGATGGCGATGGAACGGCTACATTTATGATCGTGATGTCAGCGTTTTTACCGATCTACCGCCAACTGAAGATCAACAAACGCATATTGCCGGGTATTGTAGCACTCAGCGTCGGCCCCTTGCATCTGGTACCCTGGTCGGGTACATCGGCAAGGGCTATTTCTACCCTCAAAACAGATGCCACCCAGCTTTTCAATCCCAACATTCCGGCTATACTGGCGGGAATCGCCTGGGTGCTGGCCGTAGCGTACTGGCTTGGTCTTCAGGAACGTAAGCGACTGGGTATTAACCAGCTTGATTATGTACATCATGAAAATCTGACGAACGAACAACAGGCACTTCGCCGACCAAAGTTATTCTGGCTCAATGCGTTTCTGACCCTAGCACTCATTACAACGCTCGTAAAAGGCTGGGTACCTACCCCCGCCCTGTTTGTAGTAGCAGCCGCACTAGCCTTATTGATTAATTACCCACATCTCCCCGATCAGCAAAAAGTACTGCGCAGTCACGGGAACAACATTTTCATGGTGTCGAGTATGATTTTTGCGGCTGGTGTTTTTTCCGGTATTCTGACGGGCTCCAAGATGATCGACGCAATGGCTACTTCGCTGGTGTCACTCATTCCTCAGCAACATGCCGCCTGGCTACCCACGCTAACCGCTGTCACGAGTATGCCCGCCAGCCTGCTCTTTACACCCGATGCCTACTATTTTGGTGTTGTGCCTATTCTGAGCCAGTCAGCCACGCAATTTGGCATTGATCCGCTAGAGATTGGGCGGGCGGCTTTACTGGGTCAGATGACGGTAGGATTTCCGGTTAGCCCACTTACCGCGTCTACATTTTTGCTGGTGGGCCTTGCCGAAGTCGATTTGGGTGAACATCAGAAATTTACGATCAAATGGGCGCTGGGTACTACACTGGTCATGACCCTCGTGGCTTTGCTGACGGGTTCAATACACGTTTAG
- a CDS encoding MGH1-like glycoside hydrolase domain-containing protein — translation MTTEEHRLEAPAWRQWGPYVSDRQWGTVREDYSANGDAWNYTTHDMARSYTYRWGEEGIAGISDDKQQLCLALALWNGKDPILKERYFGLTNSEGNHGEDVKELYYYLDNTPTHSYQRMLYKYPQAVFPYQQLVDENRRRTRLDPEFELLDTGIFDDDRYFDVFVEYAKAGPTDLLMTVTVFNRGPEVADLHVLPTLWFRNTWIFGDDSDGVPNYRPSLILQPDNCVSVEDSDLGRYVLHANGQPEWLFCDNETNQVRLYSNHNGATYPKDGINDYLIHGTPTVNPAQTGTKAAAHYQLTIAPNGSAIIRLRLEAPGPLGTELKAPFDGFDEIVATRKQEADAFYEHIHPPKATDDERLVQRQAFAGMLWSKQYYYYDVTRWLAGDENHPPPPPERLKGRNHTWLQLINAGVISMPDTWEYPWYAAWDWAFHCVTLSVIDPGFAKQQLMMLTNEWFMHPNGQLPAYEWNFSDVNPPVQAWAAWRIYHLELERKPPGEEDLTFLRAIFHKLMLNFTWWVNRKDEVGNNIFEGGFLGLDNIGVFDRNTVFPDGSHLEQADGTSWMAMYALNMMRIALELARKDAVYDELATKFFDHFLYIAGAMTSIGQNNEGLWDEEDAFFYDQLRMSDGSVQRMRVRTLVGLIPMFAVEVLDDTLMKANPAFLKRMVWFQSHRPDLYHQVSRYDEKGKDEKRLLSLLRGFRLKALLAKMLDETEFLSPHGIRAVSKVYRDHPYTFTLDHTTFRLTYTPAESDSNMFGGNSNWRGPVWMPTNYLLVESLNRFYDYFGDSFTVEYPIGSGRQITLKAVARELTNRLISLFTTDTTGKRATFGQHPKYQDPNFRDYVLFYEYFDGDNGRGVGASHQTGWTGLVAELINRKYGSLAE, via the coding sequence ATGACGACTGAAGAACATCGTTTAGAGGCTCCTGCATGGCGGCAGTGGGGACCGTATGTATCGGACCGCCAGTGGGGTACCGTCCGGGAAGATTACAGTGCCAATGGCGATGCCTGGAACTATACAACCCACGATATGGCCCGAAGTTATACCTATCGTTGGGGCGAAGAAGGAATTGCGGGTATCTCCGATGATAAACAACAGCTTTGCCTGGCCCTTGCACTCTGGAATGGCAAAGACCCGATTCTGAAGGAACGGTATTTTGGCCTGACCAATAGCGAAGGCAATCATGGAGAGGACGTAAAGGAACTATACTATTACCTCGATAACACCCCTACGCATTCGTACCAGCGAATGCTCTATAAATACCCGCAGGCGGTATTTCCATATCAGCAACTGGTGGACGAAAACCGACGTCGAACCCGACTGGACCCTGAATTTGAATTGCTCGATACCGGGATCTTCGATGATGACCGGTATTTCGATGTGTTTGTGGAGTATGCCAAGGCGGGTCCGACGGATCTGTTGATGACTGTCACCGTATTTAACCGGGGACCCGAAGTGGCCGATTTGCATGTGTTACCGACACTCTGGTTTCGGAATACCTGGATATTCGGTGATGATTCCGACGGAGTGCCTAATTATCGACCGTCGCTGATTTTACAGCCGGATAACTGTGTGTCGGTCGAGGATTCGGATTTGGGGCGTTACGTGCTGCATGCCAATGGGCAACCGGAGTGGCTGTTTTGCGATAATGAAACCAATCAGGTTCGACTTTATTCCAATCATAATGGTGCCACTTACCCGAAAGATGGCATCAACGATTACCTGATTCATGGAACGCCAACGGTCAATCCGGCCCAGACAGGTACCAAAGCGGCTGCTCATTACCAACTGACCATTGCCCCCAACGGCTCAGCCATAATTCGCCTTCGGCTGGAAGCACCGGGGCCTTTGGGTACCGAATTGAAAGCTCCTTTCGACGGATTTGATGAGATTGTCGCAACTCGCAAACAGGAAGCGGATGCTTTTTACGAACACATCCATCCACCCAAAGCTACCGACGATGAGCGATTGGTTCAGCGCCAGGCGTTTGCGGGGATGCTGTGGAGCAAGCAGTATTATTACTACGACGTGACCCGTTGGTTGGCTGGCGATGAAAACCATCCGCCACCACCGCCCGAACGGCTGAAAGGTCGGAATCATACCTGGCTGCAATTGATTAATGCCGGGGTCATTTCGATGCCCGATACCTGGGAGTACCCATGGTATGCCGCCTGGGACTGGGCTTTTCATTGCGTTACCCTATCGGTGATTGATCCCGGTTTTGCCAAGCAGCAGCTCATGATGCTTACCAACGAGTGGTTTATGCATCCGAATGGGCAACTACCGGCTTATGAGTGGAATTTCTCGGATGTAAACCCGCCTGTTCAGGCCTGGGCCGCCTGGCGGATTTATCACCTTGAACTGGAACGAAAACCACCCGGCGAAGAAGACCTGACGTTTCTACGGGCTATTTTTCATAAACTGATGCTCAACTTTACCTGGTGGGTAAACCGGAAAGATGAGGTGGGTAACAATATTTTTGAGGGCGGATTCCTGGGGCTGGATAACATCGGCGTTTTCGATCGAAATACGGTTTTTCCGGATGGAAGTCATCTGGAACAGGCCGATGGCACTAGCTGGATGGCCATGTATGCCCTCAACATGATGCGGATTGCCCTCGAACTGGCTCGTAAAGATGCAGTTTATGACGAACTGGCAACGAAATTTTTCGACCATTTTCTCTACATCGCCGGAGCTATGACCAGTATCGGACAGAACAACGAGGGGCTGTGGGACGAAGAAGATGCCTTTTTTTATGACCAACTTCGAATGAGTGATGGTAGCGTTCAGCGAATGCGGGTTCGGACGCTGGTAGGCCTGATTCCGATGTTTGCCGTAGAAGTGCTGGACGATACTCTGATGAAAGCCAATCCGGCTTTCCTGAAACGTATGGTCTGGTTTCAAAGCCACCGCCCCGATTTATACCATCAGGTTTCCCGTTATGATGAAAAGGGGAAAGATGAAAAGCGGTTGCTTAGTTTACTGCGGGGCTTTCGACTGAAAGCCTTGCTGGCGAAAATGTTGGATGAAACCGAGTTTCTGAGCCCACATGGTATTCGGGCCGTGTCGAAAGTCTACCGCGATCATCCGTATACGTTTACACTGGATCATACTACCTTTCGGCTGACTTATACACCCGCCGAGAGCGATAGCAACATGTTTGGGGGGAACAGCAACTGGCGCGGCCCGGTCTGGATGCCAACCAATTACCTGCTGGTCGAAAGCCTGAATCGGTTCTATGATTATTTTGGCGATAGCTTTACAGTCGAATATCCGATTGGGTCGGGTCGGCAGATAACGCTTAAAGCTGTCGCCCGCGAACTTACCAACCGACTCATTAGCCTGTTTACAACCGATACAACCGGTAAACGAGCGACATTCGGGCAGCATCCAAAATATCAGGACCCGAACTTCCGCGATTATGTGCTGTTCTATGAATACTTCGACGGGGATAACGGGCGCGGAGTAGGGGCCAGTCACCAGACGGGCTGGACAGGATTGGTGGCTGAATTGATCAACCGGAAGTATGGTAGTCTGGCCGAGTAA
- a CDS encoding glucose 1-dehydrogenase, producing MDQVLKGQVAIITGASSGIGAGVAKALAAAGAKVVVNYPVEATKPAADAVLKEITDAGGQGMVAQCDVSQEAQVIQMFADVVAAYGTVDILINNAGLQRDAKFDEMTLDQWNTVINVNLTGQFLCAREAIREFLRRGPRPDVSVATGKIICMSSVHELIPWAGHVNYATSKGGIKMLMQSLAQEYGDRKIRVNSICPGAIQTPINRAAWETPQALNSLMTLIPYNRIGQPQDIGNLAVFLASDLSDYITGASIFIDGGMTVFEGFATGG from the coding sequence ATGGATCAAGTACTAAAAGGACAGGTTGCAATTATTACTGGTGCCAGTAGTGGTATCGGGGCCGGAGTCGCCAAAGCATTGGCCGCTGCTGGAGCCAAGGTAGTGGTTAATTACCCCGTCGAAGCGACAAAACCAGCAGCCGATGCAGTCTTGAAAGAAATCACGGATGCCGGGGGCCAAGGCATGGTAGCTCAGTGTGATGTTAGCCAGGAAGCGCAGGTTATCCAGATGTTTGCCGATGTCGTGGCTGCGTATGGCACCGTCGATATTCTGATTAATAACGCCGGACTGCAACGCGATGCCAAGTTCGACGAGATGACTCTCGACCAATGGAATACGGTTATTAACGTAAACCTGACGGGGCAGTTCCTGTGTGCCCGTGAAGCCATTCGGGAATTTTTGCGCCGGGGGCCACGACCTGACGTATCAGTTGCTACGGGTAAAATTATCTGCATGAGTTCGGTGCATGAGCTGATTCCCTGGGCTGGTCATGTCAATTATGCCACTTCCAAAGGTGGCATTAAAATGCTTATGCAGTCGCTGGCGCAGGAATACGGCGACCGTAAAATCCGGGTCAACAGCATCTGTCCGGGTGCTATTCAGACACCGATCAACCGGGCTGCCTGGGAAACGCCACAGGCACTCAATAGCCTGATGACCTTAATTCCGTATAACCGTATTGGTCAGCCTCAGGACATTGGCAATCTTGCTGTTTTTCTTGCTTCCGATCTCTCCGACTATATCACCGGGGCCAGTATCTTTATCGATGGAGGCATGACGGTGTTTGAAGGATTCGCCACGGGAGGCTAA
- a CDS encoding YceI family protein, protein MTTTKWVLDPTHSELGFKIKHLMISNISGSFQQFQVEVETEGDDFSTAQIRATAEITSIHTNNEQRDHHLRNSDFFEAETYPQLSFQSTAIEKLDEDTFFVYGDLTMKGVRKPVKLHVEYSGITKDPWGGVRVGYTITGKLNRSDWGISFNGVLETGGLALSEEVKLYSEIQLVKQLEAVLA, encoded by the coding sequence ATGACAACGACGAAATGGGTCCTCGACCCCACACACAGCGAATTAGGTTTCAAAATCAAACACCTGATGATCAGTAACATTTCCGGTTCTTTTCAACAATTTCAGGTGGAGGTAGAAACCGAGGGTGACGATTTCAGCACAGCACAAATACGGGCCACCGCCGAAATTACGTCTATCCATACCAATAATGAGCAACGCGATCATCACCTTCGCAACTCCGATTTCTTCGAAGCCGAAACCTATCCCCAGTTAAGTTTTCAATCCACAGCCATCGAGAAACTGGATGAGGATACTTTTTTTGTATATGGCGACTTAACGATGAAAGGGGTTCGGAAACCCGTTAAATTGCATGTTGAGTATAGCGGCATTACCAAAGACCCCTGGGGCGGTGTGCGAGTGGGCTACACCATCACGGGCAAACTAAATCGGAGCGATTGGGGGATTAGCTTCAATGGCGTTTTGGAAACGGGCGGTCTGGCCTTGAGCGAAGAGGTCAAACTGTATAGCGAAATCCAACTGGTCAAACAGCTTGAAGCGGTATTGGCATAG
- a CDS encoding AtuA-related protein, whose translation MKTKLYDIAHSRAGDKGNTLTLSLIPYKPEHFELLRNQVTANAVKEHLKQIVAGDVIRYELPNLPALQFVCQQALTGGVTTSLTMDTHGKSLSYALLEMEVDVQ comes from the coding sequence ATGAAAACTAAACTATACGACATCGCCCACAGTCGCGCGGGGGATAAAGGCAACACCCTTACCCTTTCGCTTATTCCGTACAAGCCAGAACATTTTGAGCTTCTCCGTAATCAGGTCACTGCCAATGCAGTTAAAGAACATCTGAAGCAAATTGTAGCCGGTGACGTTATCCGCTACGAGCTACCCAATCTGCCCGCTTTACAATTTGTATGTCAGCAAGCCCTGACGGGTGGGGTTACTACCTCACTCACCATGGATACGCATGGCAAAAGCCTTAGCTATGCGCTGCTGGAAATGGAAGTCGATGTTCAATAG
- a CDS encoding pirin family protein codes for MNLRRKVINIYTPPAQPGFLGVGHLASPVIQVDFTESDPFIVLMDDRLNKQDGQPVGGPHPHAGFETVSLLLEGEMGDEAHRLKGGDLQLMTAGSGIIHSEIIDRNASMRLLQLWLNLPKKDRWAEPRVQDLPLEKVPTLIQNGVTIRVYSGSLAGLKSPIQNYAPLIIADIQLESGATTIQQLPASYTAFLYVIDGSIRVGDEANKVQQDQVGWLNRSSDAVLSDLKLAGGEAGGRVILYAGEPQGDAIVSHGPFIADTQEDIRRLYQAYRQGTLKHIATVPASQRILY; via the coding sequence ATGAATCTTCGTAGAAAAGTAATCAACATATATACGCCACCTGCTCAACCGGGCTTTTTAGGAGTTGGTCACTTGGCCAGTCCAGTTATTCAGGTCGACTTTACCGAGAGCGATCCGTTCATCGTGCTGATGGATGATCGACTCAACAAACAGGATGGGCAACCCGTTGGTGGGCCGCATCCACATGCAGGTTTTGAAACGGTCTCTTTATTGCTGGAAGGCGAAATGGGCGACGAGGCTCATCGGTTGAAAGGGGGTGATCTGCAGCTAATGACCGCCGGTAGTGGCATCATTCACTCGGAAATCATTGATCGGAACGCGTCGATGCGGCTGCTACAGCTCTGGCTGAACTTACCCAAAAAAGACCGATGGGCAGAACCAAGGGTACAGGACCTCCCTTTGGAGAAAGTCCCCACACTTATCCAGAATGGGGTGACGATCAGGGTGTACAGTGGTTCGCTGGCGGGTCTAAAATCGCCAATCCAGAATTATGCCCCTCTAATTATCGCCGATATCCAGCTGGAGTCTGGCGCTACGACTATCCAGCAACTTCCAGCCTCCTATACGGCTTTCTTGTACGTGATTGACGGAAGCATACGGGTAGGCGACGAAGCCAACAAAGTCCAGCAGGATCAGGTGGGCTGGCTGAACAGGTCTTCCGATGCGGTACTCAGTGACCTGAAGCTTGCCGGGGGCGAAGCCGGAGGTAGGGTTATTCTGTATGCCGGAGAGCCACAGGGCGATGCCATCGTGTCGCACGGTCCCTTCATTGCTGATACACAGGAGGATATTCGACGGCTTTATCAGGCATACCGACAAGGAACCCTGAAGCATATAGCCACCGTACCGGCATCCCAACGGATTCTTTATTAA
- a CDS encoding lactate 2-monooxygenase, translating into MQALDWQRKIYLNGFAGNTLAIPPDFTQLEQAASRRLSSEAAAYIIGGAGHEQTIQANRKGFERWQLVPRMLHNVENPDLSIDLFGEKLPTPIVLAPIGVLEMAHPDADLAVAKAATCMQIPAIFSNQASVSMEDCSSVMGNTLRWFQLYWSRSRELVASFVNRAEACGCRAIVLTLDTTMLGWRTRDLALGHLPFLHGKGLAQYTSDPVFQRLLDDFLQQPPAARPFITFSTLQHLLGAVRRYPTGSFLTKLRSGRAMGAVSLFSSIYTNPAITWDDLSFLRQHTRLPILLKGILHPDDARKAIDYGMDGIIVSNHGGRQVDGAISTIEALPGIVAAVKDQLPVLLDSGIRGGADVVKALALGARAVCLGRPYVYGLALGGQTGVETVIQHLLADLELTLSLSGHKSVAELTPDSLRPA; encoded by the coding sequence ATGCAGGCACTCGACTGGCAACGAAAAATCTACCTGAATGGCTTCGCTGGAAACACGCTAGCGATTCCGCCTGATTTCACCCAACTCGAACAGGCCGCCAGTCGACGCCTGTCGTCTGAAGCGGCTGCGTATATCATTGGGGGAGCCGGTCATGAACAGACGATTCAGGCCAATCGAAAAGGTTTTGAGCGGTGGCAACTGGTTCCCCGTATGCTGCATAATGTCGAGAATCCTGACCTGAGCATCGACCTGTTTGGCGAAAAATTGCCTACACCTATCGTATTGGCGCCTATAGGTGTTCTGGAAATGGCCCACCCCGATGCTGATCTGGCGGTAGCTAAAGCTGCTACCTGTATGCAGATTCCGGCTATTTTCTCGAATCAGGCTTCGGTGTCAATGGAAGACTGTTCATCTGTGATGGGTAATACCCTGCGTTGGTTTCAACTGTACTGGAGTCGTTCGCGTGAGTTGGTCGCCAGTTTTGTCAATCGGGCCGAAGCCTGTGGTTGTCGGGCTATTGTGCTGACCCTCGATACCACGATGCTGGGTTGGCGAACCCGTGATCTGGCGCTTGGCCATTTGCCCTTCCTGCATGGAAAAGGATTAGCTCAGTACACATCTGACCCTGTTTTTCAACGGTTACTTGACGATTTTCTACAACAGCCACCGGCTGCTCGTCCATTCATTACGTTCTCAACCTTACAGCATCTGTTGGGAGCGGTTCGTCGGTATCCCACTGGTTCGTTTTTGACGAAGCTTCGATCGGGGAGGGCAATGGGGGCCGTTTCGTTGTTTTCCAGCATCTATACGAATCCAGCCATTACCTGGGATGACCTGTCTTTCCTGCGTCAGCACACCCGACTGCCTATTCTGTTGAAAGGTATCCTGCATCCTGATGATGCCCGCAAAGCAATTGATTATGGGATGGATGGGATTATTGTTTCCAATCATGGAGGCCGTCAGGTAGATGGGGCCATCAGTACGATCGAAGCGCTACCGGGTATTGTAGCCGCTGTGAAAGATCAATTGCCCGTGTTACTCGATAGTGGGATTCGGGGAGGAGCTGATGTAGTGAAGGCGCTGGCGCTGGGTGCACGCGCTGTCTGCTTGGGGCGGCCTTACGTGTATGGGCTGGCTCTGGGTGGGCAGACTGGGGTCGAAACCGTGATTCAGCATTTACTGGCCGATCTGGAGTTAACTCTTAGCCTGAGTGGACATAAATCAGTAGCCGAATTAACTCCGGATAGCCTGCGCCCAGCCTGA
- a CDS encoding SelT/SelW/SelH family protein produces the protein MKPTITLEYCPKCGWLLRSAWMAQELLTTFTDDVHGVLLQPSEFSGRYSIRVNEQVIFDRKVEGRFPDIKELKQLVRDVVNPEKDLGHSERK, from the coding sequence ATGAAACCGACGATCACGCTTGAATATTGCCCAAAATGTGGCTGGTTACTCCGCTCTGCCTGGATGGCGCAGGAACTGCTAACGACCTTTACCGACGATGTGCATGGGGTTCTGCTGCAACCTTCCGAATTCAGTGGTCGGTATTCGATTCGGGTGAATGAACAGGTCATTTTCGACCGGAAAGTAGAGGGGCGTTTCCCCGATATTAAAGAATTGAAGCAATTGGTGCGGGATGTGGTTAATCCGGAAAAAGACCTCGGTCATTCGGAACGGAAATAA
- a CDS encoding winged helix-turn-helix transcriptional regulator, with translation METTALKHEECVSLLRPIRDALDVLNGKWKLPIIVALTFGEKRFGEIAKEVHGITDRMLSKELRDMEINGLVKRTVYDTYPVKVTYTLTPHSQTLGGVIESLRNWGELHRKKILSDDV, from the coding sequence ATGGAAACTACAGCGCTAAAACACGAGGAATGTGTCAGCCTTTTGCGCCCGATACGGGATGCCTTGGATGTATTGAATGGTAAATGGAAATTGCCGATCATCGTGGCCCTTACATTCGGAGAGAAGCGATTTGGCGAAATTGCCAAAGAAGTTCACGGAATCACCGATCGGATGCTCTCCAAAGAATTGCGGGATATGGAGATCAATGGATTAGTGAAGCGAACCGTGTATGATACCTACCCGGTCAAAGTGACGTATACGTTAACTCCGCATAGTCAGACATTGGGAGGGGTTATTGAGTCCCTGCGTAACTGGGGGGAACTGCACCGGAAAAAAATTCTCTCAGATGATGTTTAG
- a CDS encoding acyclic terpene utilization AtuA family protein — protein MKERIRIGCGAGFSGDRLEPGLILAQQGKLDYLVLECLAERTIALAQKRKRQNPDTGYDPLLERRIEMILPVLLTNHVRLITNMGAANPLAAAQKVIEIAQRLNLSLTVAAITGDDVFHQLTGDEIALETGKPLHESGPILSANAYLGADAILPALATDAQVIITGRVADPSLFVAPLVYELGWSLDNWEQLGQGTVIGHLMECAGQLTGGYFADPGRKEVADMAHLGHPFVDVLANGTAVFGKVEGTGGMLSVATAKEQLLYEVMDPSRYFTPDVIADFTQVRLLQAAPNQVHATGGRGQARPDTLKVSVGYEAGFIGEGEISYAGANALGRAKLAGAIIQERLQDRFADLRIDYIGSTSVHRTSFGHYPAPYEIRLRVAGRASTAQQAALVGEEVEALYTNGPAGGGGARKYTHEVVGIVSTLIDRNQVVPNVTRLSA, from the coding sequence ATGAAAGAACGAATACGAATTGGCTGTGGGGCCGGTTTTTCGGGTGATCGGCTCGAACCGGGGCTTATACTCGCTCAGCAAGGTAAGCTGGATTATCTGGTGCTGGAATGTCTGGCCGAACGGACCATTGCGTTGGCACAGAAACGGAAACGGCAAAACCCCGACACGGGTTACGATCCACTCCTGGAACGCCGGATCGAGATGATACTGCCGGTACTGCTCACCAACCATGTTCGGCTCATTACCAATATGGGCGCAGCCAACCCGCTGGCGGCTGCCCAAAAAGTTATCGAAATTGCCCAACGACTCAATCTGTCGTTGACCGTAGCGGCCATTACGGGAGACGATGTTTTTCATCAATTAACAGGTGACGAAATTGCGCTGGAAACCGGTAAACCTCTACATGAATCGGGGCCAATTCTATCAGCTAATGCTTATCTGGGAGCCGACGCCATACTACCTGCACTGGCAACGGATGCACAGGTCATCATTACCGGACGCGTAGCCGACCCCTCGCTGTTTGTCGCACCGCTGGTATATGAATTAGGCTGGTCGCTGGACAATTGGGAGCAACTTGGACAGGGTACGGTTATTGGGCACCTAATGGAATGCGCGGGCCAACTGACGGGTGGCTATTTCGCCGATCCGGGTCGAAAAGAAGTTGCAGACATGGCGCATTTGGGCCATCCGTTTGTTGATGTACTGGCCAATGGAACGGCAGTATTTGGCAAAGTGGAGGGGACAGGAGGTATGCTAAGCGTAGCCACGGCGAAAGAACAATTACTTTACGAGGTCATGGACCCCAGCCGCTATTTCACCCCTGATGTGATTGCTGATTTCACACAGGTACGTCTCCTGCAAGCAGCTCCCAACCAGGTACACGCAACTGGAGGACGAGGACAAGCCCGACCGGACACCTTAAAAGTCAGTGTTGGGTACGAAGCCGGTTTTATTGGCGAAGGTGAAATTTCCTACGCAGGGGCCAACGCGCTGGGTCGCGCGAAACTGGCCGGAGCCATCATACAGGAACGGCTTCAGGATCGGTTCGCTGATCTGCGTATCGATTACATTGGCAGCACATCCGTTCACCGAACCTCGTTTGGTCATTATCCTGCCCCCTATGAAATCCGATTACGGGTAGCGGGTCGGGCTTCGACGGCGCAACAGGCCGCACTGGTTGGCGAAGAGGTTGAAGCGTTGTATACCAATGGCCCGGCTGGTGGTGGCGGAGCCCGTAAGTACACCCATGAGGTGGTCGGTATTGTTTCCACACTGATCGACCGCAATCAGGTAGTTCCTAATGTCACCCGTCTAAGCGCATGA